In Lentibacillus amyloliquefaciens, one DNA window encodes the following:
- the zapA gene encoding cell division protein ZapA produces the protein MAEDDKTRVTVEIYNKHYTIVGKEDPNDVRLVAGQVDQKMREIHSANQQLTPTELAVLTAVNTMNDYMKLKKDYAELLGSQHKKEDK, from the coding sequence TTGGCGGAGGATGATAAGACACGGGTAACCGTTGAGATATACAATAAACATTATACAATAGTCGGTAAAGAAGATCCAAATGACGTCCGTCTGGTTGCCGGTCAAGTGGATCAGAAAATGCGTGAAATTCATAGTGCGAATCAGCAGCTGACACCGACAGAATTGGCCGTATTGACTGCTGTCAACACAATGAATGATTACATGAAACTTAAGAAAGACTACGCAGAATTGTTGGGGTCACAACATAAGAAAGAGGATAAATAG
- the rnhC gene encoding ribonuclease HIII codes for MPQTVYVFPADLLQQMEQYYAGQLQTTPAGALFRAKTSNAVITAYKSGKVLFQGKSPAAEAEKWTDKTEEEQVKQKKAPKQTMYTPPDTLPANSHIGSDEAGTGDYFGPITTAAVFVRKEQIELLKELGVKDSKNLSDSSIRLIAEDILKLEIPYSLLVLRNEKYNQLQKRGWSQGKMKAMLHHHAITNVLKKINFAETEGILIDQFCEPAVFKRHIATENKQLHDRTYFMTKAESSSIAVAAASIIARTSFLKEMEQLSQKAGLTLPKGASGKVDQAASRLIKSHGQGMLDSYAKTHFANTKKALDRT; via the coding sequence ATGCCACAAACCGTATATGTCTTTCCGGCAGATTTACTTCAGCAAATGGAGCAATATTATGCCGGTCAATTACAAACCACTCCGGCGGGCGCACTTTTTCGCGCCAAAACATCCAATGCCGTTATAACCGCCTATAAATCAGGTAAAGTTTTGTTTCAGGGGAAAAGCCCTGCAGCTGAAGCAGAGAAATGGACCGACAAAACTGAAGAGGAGCAAGTGAAACAGAAAAAGGCGCCAAAACAAACCATGTATACACCGCCTGATACACTGCCGGCAAACAGTCATATCGGATCAGACGAAGCAGGAACAGGTGATTACTTTGGTCCAATTACAACCGCAGCTGTCTTTGTGAGGAAAGAACAAATCGAACTGCTCAAAGAGCTCGGTGTCAAGGATTCCAAGAATTTATCCGACTCCTCCATCCGTCTAATTGCAGAAGACATTCTTAAACTCGAGATTCCGTACTCCCTGCTGGTTTTGCGGAATGAGAAATACAATCAACTGCAAAAGCGCGGCTGGTCACAGGGAAAAATGAAAGCCATGCTTCATCACCATGCCATAACCAACGTACTGAAGAAAATAAATTTTGCCGAAACTGAAGGCATCCTAATAGACCAGTTCTGTGAGCCGGCTGTCTTCAAGCGCCATATCGCGACCGAAAATAAACAATTGCATGACAGGACATATTTCATGACAAAAGCAGAAAGCTCTTCAATTGCTGTAGCAGCTGCATCCATTATTGCCAGAACCAGTTTCTTAAAAGAAATGGAACAGTTATCACAAAAAGCAGGTTTAACTTTGCCTAAAGGTGCTTCAGGCAAGGTTGATCAGGCAGCATCCCGACTAATTAAATCTCATGGGCAAGGAATGCTGGATTCTTATGCCAAAACGCATTTTGCCAATACGAAAAAGGCGCTGGATCGCACATAA
- a CDS encoding TrmH family RNA methyltransferase, with product MITSLQNAKVKQWMKLHKRKGRTKYGEFLVEGFHLIEEAYRSGWRITEIILEDGLDTPEWYSQFPLITVNKKVMQQVALTETPQGAAAVVEMNELQENAQEKVLLIDSIQDPGNLGTMIRTADASGFDAVVLGNGTVDMYNDKVIRATQGSLFHIPVLQADLSEKIPELQTDDGFTVLASALEDARLFTEVNVPDKVALIVGNEGLGINEDILRLADKLVKIPIYGQAESLNVSVAAGILMYAFRK from the coding sequence ATGATAACATCACTGCAAAATGCAAAAGTTAAACAGTGGATGAAATTGCATAAACGCAAAGGACGCACCAAATACGGGGAATTTTTGGTTGAAGGGTTCCATTTAATTGAAGAAGCTTACCGAAGCGGCTGGAGAATAACTGAAATCATTTTAGAAGACGGCCTTGACACGCCTGAATGGTACAGCCAATTCCCGCTTATTACTGTAAACAAAAAAGTGATGCAGCAGGTCGCGTTGACCGAAACGCCACAAGGGGCAGCAGCAGTCGTGGAAATGAACGAGCTGCAGGAAAACGCTCAAGAGAAAGTGTTGTTAATTGATTCGATTCAAGATCCGGGAAATCTTGGCACCATGATCCGCACGGCAGATGCATCGGGATTTGATGCGGTTGTGCTTGGCAATGGCACCGTTGATATGTATAACGATAAAGTAATTCGGGCAACGCAAGGATCGTTATTTCATATACCGGTATTGCAGGCTGATTTATCTGAAAAAATACCTGAACTGCAGACAGACGATGGATTCACTGTACTTGCTTCCGCATTGGAGGATGCCCGTTTATTTACAGAAGTGAACGTGCCTGATAAAGTTGCATTAATTGTCGGTAATGAAGGATTAGGAATTAATGAGGATATTCTCAGGCTTGCGGATAAGTTGGTCAAAATTCCGATCTATGGTCAAGCTGAATCACTTAATGTCAGTGTAGCGGCAGGCATTTTGATGTATGCTTTTAGAAAATAG
- the pheS gene encoding phenylalanine--tRNA ligase subunit alpha, whose amino-acid sequence MKDQLETIRKEALSKVEEATDLKELQEIKVTYLGKKGSLTSVLRGMGKLSKEERPMVGEIANKVREAITTEIDAKTEVLEKAVLDAKLENEALDVTLPGRPVEIGGPHLLTSIIEEIEDLFIGMGYEVREGPEVETDYFNFEAMNMPKGHTARDMQDTFYITNELLLRTHTSPVQARTMQQYGGEKPVKMICPGKVYRRDTDDATHSHQFTQIEGLYVDKDVRLSDLKGTLDKFAKSIFGNDREIRLRPSFFPFTEPSVEMDISCKVCNGSGCSVCKHSGWIEILGGGMVHPNVLEMAGYDSKVYTGFAFGMGPDRIAMLKYGIDDIRHFYTNDKRFLTQFHHAQGGTQ is encoded by the coding sequence ATGAAGGATCAATTGGAAACGATTCGAAAGGAAGCTCTTAGTAAAGTTGAAGAGGCAACCGATTTAAAAGAGCTTCAAGAGATAAAAGTAACGTATTTGGGCAAAAAAGGCTCACTGACAAGTGTTTTGCGCGGAATGGGAAAACTATCTAAAGAAGAGCGGCCTATGGTAGGTGAGATTGCCAATAAAGTGCGTGAAGCGATAACGACAGAAATTGATGCGAAGACAGAAGTCCTTGAGAAGGCTGTATTGGATGCGAAACTTGAAAACGAAGCACTCGATGTGACGTTGCCGGGCAGGCCTGTTGAGATTGGAGGTCCTCATTTATTAACGAGCATTATCGAGGAAATTGAGGATTTATTCATCGGTATGGGCTATGAAGTCAGGGAAGGACCTGAAGTGGAAACGGATTATTTCAATTTTGAGGCGATGAACATGCCTAAGGGACATACGGCACGCGATATGCAGGATACGTTTTACATTACAAACGAGCTGCTTCTCCGGACACACACTTCTCCCGTACAGGCAAGAACGATGCAGCAATATGGCGGAGAAAAGCCCGTCAAAATGATTTGCCCGGGGAAAGTTTACCGGCGCGATACGGATGATGCGACGCATTCGCACCAGTTCACACAAATTGAAGGACTTTATGTTGATAAAGATGTCCGTTTAAGTGATCTAAAAGGAACATTGGATAAATTTGCCAAAAGTATTTTCGGCAATGACCGGGAAATCCGTCTGCGCCCAAGCTTTTTCCCATTCACGGAACCATCTGTTGAAATGGATATTTCCTGCAAAGTCTGCAATGGATCCGGCTGCTCAGTTTGTAAGCATTCCGGATGGATTGAGATTCTTGGAGGCGGTATGGTTCATCCGAATGTTTTGGAGATGGCCGGATATGATTCAAAAGTCTACACAGGCTTTGCATTTGGAATGGGACCTGATCGAATTGCCATGCTGAAATATGGCATTGATGATATTCGTCATTTCTATACGAACGATAAACGTTTTCTCACACAGTTTCATCATGCACAAGGAGGGACACAGTAA
- the polX gene encoding DNA polymerase/3'-5' exonuclease PolX, giving the protein MPVNKKDVIKLLEKIAIRLELQGENPFKISAYRKAAQALERDDRSLSDIEDFTKMKGIGKGTASVISEYIQNETSETLAQLEKEVPQGLVPLLDLPGLGGKKLAKLYQELGVTDADSLKTACEKGEVEQLEGFGKKSAEKILQALEEANQRPERLSIATMLPLAEEIEDYLSTLPDITDYSRAGSLRRMRETIKDIDFIIATDNPEKVRDRLLNLERIKEVIAQGDTKVSVTLEDIYDINVDFRIVEPIEFASTLHHFTGSKDHNVAMRQLAKSKGEKINEYGVEVEETGEVLTFHSEAEFFNHFDLNYIPPEVRENTGEVEAYQDSVSLITLGDICGDLHMHTTWSDGAQSLEEMVNQARLKNYDYISITDHSKFLRVANGLNETRLRKQRETIDNLNDKYDDIHIFAGVEMDILPEGTLDFNDDFLAEMDFVIGAIHSSFNQSREKIMARLNAALENPYVSLIAHPTGRLIGRRQGYRADVEQLIERAKETDTALEINANPNRLDLSSEWARAAQEAGVKIAINTDAHDYFMLNHMTYGVGAARKGWLKAETVINTWSKEKLIAFMNRTKS; this is encoded by the coding sequence ATGCCGGTTAATAAAAAAGATGTTATCAAATTGCTTGAAAAAATCGCTATACGACTTGAGCTTCAAGGTGAAAACCCGTTTAAGATATCAGCTTATCGCAAAGCTGCACAAGCACTTGAAAGAGACGACCGTTCACTATCAGATATCGAGGATTTTACAAAAATGAAGGGAATCGGCAAAGGGACAGCTTCAGTTATATCAGAGTATATACAAAATGAGACATCTGAAACCCTTGCTCAGCTGGAAAAAGAAGTCCCTCAGGGGTTAGTGCCTCTGTTGGATTTACCTGGTCTTGGCGGTAAAAAACTGGCAAAGCTCTACCAGGAACTTGGTGTTACAGATGCCGATTCATTGAAAACAGCTTGCGAAAAAGGCGAGGTCGAGCAGCTTGAAGGGTTCGGAAAAAAGTCCGCTGAAAAAATCCTGCAAGCCCTGGAAGAAGCCAATCAGCGTCCGGAACGCCTGTCAATTGCCACGATGCTGCCGCTTGCTGAAGAAATTGAAGATTATTTGAGCACGCTACCGGACATTACGGACTATTCGCGGGCAGGAAGCCTGAGACGAATGCGCGAAACAATTAAAGATATTGATTTTATCATTGCAACTGATAATCCTGAAAAAGTGCGCGATAGACTGCTGAATTTGGAACGGATCAAAGAAGTAATTGCGCAGGGGGATACGAAGGTATCGGTAACATTGGAAGATATTTATGATATAAACGTAGACTTTCGCATCGTTGAACCGATTGAATTTGCTTCGACATTACATCATTTCACCGGTTCAAAGGATCACAATGTTGCGATGCGGCAGCTTGCTAAATCAAAAGGTGAAAAAATTAATGAATATGGCGTGGAAGTTGAAGAAACCGGAGAAGTTCTTACGTTTCACAGTGAAGCCGAATTCTTTAACCACTTTGATTTAAATTATATTCCGCCTGAAGTAAGGGAAAATACCGGTGAAGTAGAAGCTTATCAAGATTCTGTATCGTTAATTACACTGGGTGATATATGCGGTGACTTGCATATGCACACAACGTGGAGCGATGGTGCGCAATCTTTGGAAGAGATGGTCAATCAAGCCCGCTTAAAAAATTATGATTATATATCGATTACAGATCACTCAAAGTTCCTCAGAGTTGCAAACGGTTTAAATGAAACACGGCTCCGCAAGCAGCGGGAGACGATTGATAATTTAAATGATAAGTATGATGATATTCATATATTTGCCGGTGTCGAAATGGATATTCTGCCTGAGGGGACACTGGATTTCAATGATGATTTCTTAGCGGAAATGGACTTTGTTATTGGTGCGATTCATTCAAGTTTTAACCAGTCCCGGGAGAAAATAATGGCACGATTAAACGCAGCATTGGAAAACCCGTATGTTTCTTTAATTGCCCACCCAACAGGAAGACTTATAGGCCGGCGCCAGGGTTACAGGGCGGATGTTGAGCAGCTGATTGAACGGGCTAAAGAAACTGATACAGCACTGGAGATCAACGCAAACCCAAACAGGCTGGACTTATCCAGTGAATGGGCGAGAGCGGCACAGGAAGCCGGAGTTAAGATAGCTATCAATACGGATGCGCACGATTATTTCATGCTTAACCATATGACTTATGGTGTGGGGGCTGCCCGGAAAGGGTGGCTCAAAGCAGAAACTGTTATTAATACGTGGTCAAAAGAGAAACTTATTGCGTTTATGAATCGTACAAAAAGTTAG
- the sspI gene encoding small acid-soluble spore protein SspI, translating into MDLNLRKAILSNISENDHKQLEATIVDAIQDGEEKMLPGLGVLFELIWEQSDDQDKQEMIKSLEQGVQQANTGS; encoded by the coding sequence ATGGATCTAAACTTACGTAAAGCTATTTTATCCAATATTTCAGAAAACGATCATAAGCAACTGGAAGCAACCATTGTTGATGCCATTCAGGATGGTGAAGAAAAAATGCTTCCGGGTTTAGGTGTACTTTTTGAATTGATTTGGGAACAATCTGATGACCAGGACAAACAAGAGATGATTAAATCATTGGAGCAAGGCGTCCAGCAAGCAAATACCGGCTCATAA
- the pheT gene encoding phenylalanine--tRNA ligase subunit beta — protein MFVSLNWLRNYVDIESISPEELSEKITKTGIEVDGIEYVAGKSSHVVVGYVESCEQHPNADKLKLCQVDTGDEQLQIVCGAPNVAQGQKVAVAKPGAVLPDNFKIKKVKLRGVESNGMICSLQELGIDEKYVPTDVAEGIFVFSEDERVGESVERLLNLDDAVFEFDLTPNRADALSMLGVAYETAAILDEKVKLPDEAIHPSEEKAADYISVTAEDPELNPYYGAFIAKNVEIKQSPLWMRNHLIAAGIRPINNVVDITNYCLLEYGQPLHAFDYDRFGSDKVVTRRALDNEKITTLDGEERTLTSENLVITNGKEPVALAGVMGGQNTEVYSDTSTILLEAAYFNPSAVRTAVKQTGLRSDSSTRFEKGVDPNRVERAGLRACHLFEKYAGATILAGPVSFDELERSKKTVTFETAEVNKRLGTAIYSEEIGTILNKLQFPFEQDEESFVVHIPTRRGDITIFEDMVEEVARIYGYDHLPYTLPEGSPQAGGLTERQKLKREVKQYLQSAGLMETITYSLTDESVINKLIGPDLYDKSTNPIQLSMPMSEDHQYLRLSLLPELLKSLAHNQARSQTDIHYFEIGNVFITDESQLSQQPEENLRLSGVLSGLWLNHPWQQEKKKADFYLVKGIVEGLFDFLNIPAAFEQAKLPDMHPGRCAAITIDDQVIGFVGQVHPSFEKTMDIKETYVFDLNMEAVFAAYTNDTDYQPIPKYPSISRDIAFIVDENVNAGEIKDMIEDTGSPLVKNVYIFDVYKGENLPDGKKSVAYNLLYQDPDKTLKDEEVEESYQEIVSKINEIFNAYVRT, from the coding sequence ATGTTTGTATCATTGAATTGGCTGAGGAATTATGTTGATATCGAATCAATCAGTCCTGAGGAACTTTCGGAAAAAATTACCAAGACAGGAATCGAAGTGGATGGCATTGAATATGTCGCAGGAAAAAGCAGCCATGTTGTCGTCGGTTATGTTGAATCGTGTGAGCAACATCCAAATGCCGATAAATTGAAACTTTGCCAAGTTGACACAGGTGATGAACAGCTGCAGATCGTTTGCGGTGCCCCAAATGTTGCGCAAGGTCAGAAGGTCGCAGTCGCCAAACCAGGAGCTGTTTTGCCGGATAATTTCAAAATTAAAAAAGTGAAGCTCCGCGGAGTGGAATCAAATGGCATGATTTGCTCGCTTCAGGAATTGGGAATTGATGAAAAGTATGTACCAACAGACGTTGCTGAAGGGATTTTTGTATTTTCTGAGGATGAGCGTGTTGGCGAAAGTGTCGAGCGACTTCTCAATTTGGATGATGCGGTGTTCGAATTTGACCTGACACCAAATCGTGCAGATGCCTTGAGTATGCTTGGTGTAGCCTATGAAACTGCAGCCATCCTTGATGAGAAGGTAAAACTTCCGGATGAAGCAATACATCCTTCTGAAGAGAAAGCAGCGGATTATATCTCGGTCACAGCAGAAGACCCGGAATTGAATCCTTATTATGGCGCATTTATTGCTAAAAATGTTGAAATTAAGCAATCCCCACTGTGGATGCGGAATCATTTGATTGCAGCAGGCATCCGTCCGATCAATAATGTCGTTGATATCACTAACTATTGTTTATTGGAATATGGACAGCCGCTGCATGCGTTCGATTACGATCGTTTTGGCTCTGATAAAGTCGTAACGCGCCGTGCTCTGGACAATGAAAAAATCACAACACTTGATGGAGAGGAAAGAACGCTCACCAGTGAGAATCTTGTCATAACGAATGGCAAAGAACCCGTTGCGCTTGCCGGTGTAATGGGCGGTCAGAATACAGAAGTATACAGTGACACGTCTACGATTTTATTGGAGGCTGCATATTTCAACCCATCTGCCGTAAGAACCGCCGTTAAACAAACAGGTCTGCGCAGTGATTCAAGCACGCGATTTGAAAAAGGGGTTGACCCGAATCGTGTAGAACGTGCCGGCTTAAGAGCATGCCACTTATTTGAGAAATATGCAGGCGCAACGATTTTAGCTGGTCCTGTATCGTTTGATGAATTGGAACGGAGTAAAAAGACCGTAACTTTTGAAACGGCTGAAGTTAATAAACGGCTTGGTACAGCTATTTACTCTGAGGAAATCGGAACTATTTTAAATAAACTGCAATTTCCTTTTGAACAGGATGAAGAATCGTTTGTCGTTCATATACCAACCCGTCGTGGTGATATTACGATTTTTGAAGATATGGTCGAAGAGGTGGCCCGGATTTATGGTTATGACCACTTGCCATATACACTCCCGGAAGGATCGCCCCAAGCAGGTGGACTAACGGAAAGACAAAAGCTGAAACGTGAAGTTAAACAGTATTTGCAGAGTGCCGGATTAATGGAAACCATCACCTATTCACTAACAGATGAATCTGTTATTAATAAATTGATCGGCCCTGATCTTTACGACAAGTCAACGAATCCCATACAGCTTTCAATGCCGATGAGTGAAGATCATCAATACTTGCGTCTGAGCCTGCTGCCGGAGCTTCTGAAATCATTGGCACACAATCAGGCACGTTCACAGACAGATATTCATTATTTTGAAATCGGTAATGTTTTCATAACAGATGAATCCCAGCTATCTCAACAGCCTGAGGAAAATTTACGTTTATCAGGAGTTCTTTCAGGACTATGGCTGAATCACCCATGGCAGCAGGAAAAAAAGAAAGCTGACTTTTATTTGGTTAAAGGAATTGTTGAAGGGCTATTCGATTTTCTAAATATCCCGGCAGCGTTTGAACAAGCGAAACTGCCCGATATGCATCCGGGCCGCTGTGCTGCCATAACGATCGATGATCAAGTGATCGGATTTGTGGGGCAGGTGCATCCAAGCTTTGAAAAAACGATGGATATAAAAGAGACGTACGTTTTTGATTTAAATATGGAAGCTGTATTTGCTGCGTACACAAATGATACAGATTATCAGCCGATTCCAAAATACCCTTCAATTTCCAGGGACATCGCATTTATTGTCGATGAAAATGTCAATGCCGGAGAGATCAAGGACATGATTGAAGACACGGGTTCGCCTTTGGTGAAAAATGTGTATATTTTCGATGTTTATAAAGGGGAGAATTTGCCAGATGGCAAAAAATCAGTTGCATATAATTTACTGTATCAAGATCCGGATAAAACATTGAAAGATGAGGAAGTTGAAGAATCTTACCAGGAAATCGTCTCTAAAATAAATGAGATATTCAATGCATACGTAAGAACTTAG
- a CDS encoding endonuclease MutS2 has protein sequence MNERILHRLEFGKVIEQLNNQTATSIGKERSSQLKPSTDIDEVNVMQAETDEASQILRLNLNVPLGGISDIRASVKRSVIGGSLTAEECLNVANTLYGARQAKSFLQKTEEELPILKDLAERIVTLRDLERQISSCIDDRGEIMDNASVKLRSIRSSIRTFESKVRDKLDSYTKSHTKMLSDAIITIRNDRYVLPVKQEHRGTIGGIVHDQSTSGATLFMEPKAIVDLNNQLQEAKVKEKQEIERILQELSAQIAADEAILSEDVSILAKIDFIVARAKLGRQMKAAMPVMNDNGIIDVKQARHPLIHAEEVIPNDVALGDDYTSIVITGPNTGGKTVTLKMIGLFTLMAQSGLQIPAADGCEMAVFDNVFADIGDEQSIEQSLSTFSSHMTNIVSILRQVNHKSLVLFDELGAGTDPQEGAALAMSILDDVVLRGARVVATTHYPELKAYGYNRDNVVNASVEFDVETLKPTYRLLIGVPGRSNAFDIAKRLGLDKSVIDHAKNQIGVNSESVENMIASLDESRRQAEADYDEAHGVLQESEKLYDDLTKAWQQFEKKQDDLYQKAEEKAEKALQKARDEAERIVDDIRNMKTDAQLKEHEWIDARKKLEKAQPDLSAKASDKSKSTTAGDRELQPGDEIKLLSANQRGTVLEKSGEKEYLVQVGIMKVKVKRDEIEHVKAKSQNIEKPLATVKGSSYHVKTELDLRGERFEDALTQLEKYIDDALLAGYPKVFIIHGKGTGALRKGVKEFAKNHPRIGADRSGAEGEGGSGVTVLELK, from the coding sequence ATGAATGAACGAATATTGCATAGGCTGGAATTCGGCAAAGTAATCGAACAACTAAATAACCAGACAGCTACATCAATTGGCAAAGAACGCTCCTCGCAATTAAAGCCTTCGACAGATATAGACGAAGTAAATGTAATGCAAGCTGAAACTGATGAGGCGAGTCAGATTTTACGGTTAAATCTGAATGTACCGCTGGGCGGAATATCCGATATACGGGCAAGTGTCAAACGAAGCGTCATCGGAGGCTCCTTGACAGCCGAGGAATGTCTTAACGTCGCCAATACACTTTATGGTGCCCGTCAGGCTAAAAGTTTCTTGCAGAAAACTGAAGAGGAATTGCCGATTTTAAAAGATTTGGCAGAGCGAATAGTGACGCTAAGGGATTTGGAGCGACAGATAAGCAGTTGTATCGATGACAGAGGAGAAATCATGGATAATGCTTCAGTGAAATTGCGCAGTATCCGTTCTTCAATTCGGACATTTGAAAGTAAAGTTCGCGATAAATTGGACAGTTATACAAAATCTCACACGAAAATGTTGTCGGATGCCATTATTACGATCCGAAACGACCGTTATGTTCTGCCGGTCAAACAAGAGCATCGCGGTACTATTGGCGGGATTGTACATGATCAGTCAACCTCGGGCGCAACATTGTTTATGGAACCAAAAGCGATTGTCGATTTGAACAATCAGCTGCAGGAAGCTAAAGTTAAAGAAAAACAGGAGATTGAAAGGATTCTTCAAGAATTAAGTGCACAAATAGCCGCTGATGAAGCGATTCTTTCAGAAGATGTTTCAATCCTTGCTAAAATTGATTTCATTGTTGCCAGGGCAAAGCTGGGAAGACAGATGAAGGCTGCTATGCCGGTGATGAATGATAACGGTATTATAGATGTCAAACAAGCCCGGCACCCGCTAATCCATGCAGAAGAAGTCATCCCGAATGACGTTGCCCTCGGCGATGATTACACTTCTATTGTGATTACCGGTCCGAATACTGGTGGTAAAACGGTAACATTAAAGATGATTGGGCTGTTCACCTTGATGGCACAATCAGGTTTGCAGATTCCGGCTGCAGACGGCTGTGAAATGGCTGTTTTCGATAACGTTTTTGCAGATATTGGTGATGAGCAATCAATTGAACAGAGTTTGAGCACTTTTTCATCACATATGACAAATATTGTTTCGATTCTTCGTCAGGTCAATCATAAATCCTTAGTACTATTTGATGAACTAGGGGCAGGCACTGACCCACAGGAAGGGGCTGCACTGGCCATGTCGATTCTGGATGATGTTGTCTTGCGGGGTGCCCGTGTTGTAGCAACCACTCACTATCCGGAATTAAAGGCTTATGGCTATAATCGTGATAATGTCGTTAATGCTTCAGTCGAATTTGATGTCGAAACATTAAAACCAACATACCGATTATTAATCGGCGTGCCAGGTCGCAGCAATGCCTTTGATATCGCTAAACGACTTGGGCTGGATAAATCCGTCATAGACCATGCCAAGAATCAGATTGGTGTGAATTCAGAAAGTGTAGAAAACATGATTGCTTCACTCGATGAATCCCGCCGTCAAGCAGAAGCTGATTATGACGAGGCACACGGGGTATTGCAGGAAAGTGAAAAACTGTATGATGACCTGACGAAAGCCTGGCAGCAGTTTGAAAAGAAGCAGGATGATTTATATCAAAAAGCAGAAGAAAAAGCAGAAAAGGCATTGCAAAAAGCACGTGATGAAGCTGAAAGAATTGTGGATGATATACGCAATATGAAAACTGATGCACAGCTAAAAGAACATGAATGGATTGACGCACGCAAAAAACTTGAGAAAGCACAGCCGGATCTGAGCGCTAAAGCTTCTGACAAATCAAAATCAACAACGGCCGGTGACCGGGAGTTGCAGCCGGGTGATGAGATTAAGCTTTTATCGGCAAACCAGCGTGGAACGGTGCTGGAAAAATCCGGAGAAAAAGAGTATTTAGTGCAGGTCGGTATTATGAAAGTTAAAGTGAAGCGTGACGAGATAGAGCATGTCAAAGCCAAAAGCCAAAACATTGAAAAGCCGCTTGCAACTGTTAAAGGTTCCAGCTATCATGTCAAAACTGAACTTGATTTGCGCGGTGAGCGGTTTGAAGATGCATTGACCCAGCTTGAAAAGTATATTGATGACGCTCTGCTTGCCGGCTACCCCAAAGTCTTCATCATTCACGGAAAAGGGACAGGTGCGCTTCGAAAAGGTGTAAAAGAATTTGCTAAAAATCATCCGCGTATTGGA
- a CDS encoding CvpA family protein: MVDFILIVLLIFGFFIGLKRGFILQAFHLIGFIAAFILAALYYDELAGRLSLWIPYPELDDSSAWADFLQALPLEGAFYNAISFAIIFFAVKILLQIIASMLDFVAELPILNSLNKILGGVLGFVEVYLLLFIVLYILALTPLAEIQSWINDSSIALFIVENTPFLSEQIKTLWFTSVDELLN, translated from the coding sequence ATGGTGGATTTTATTTTAATTGTATTATTAATTTTTGGTTTTTTCATCGGCTTAAAACGCGGTTTTATTTTACAGGCGTTCCATTTAATCGGGTTTATCGCCGCTTTCATTCTTGCTGCGCTATACTATGATGAATTGGCAGGAAGGCTTTCCTTATGGATTCCATACCCTGAATTGGACGATAGTAGCGCATGGGCCGATTTCTTGCAGGCACTGCCGCTTGAAGGTGCATTTTACAATGCAATATCGTTTGCTATTATCTTTTTTGCGGTTAAGATACTTTTGCAAATTATTGCTTCGATGCTTGACTTTGTGGCAGAATTGCCGATCTTGAATTCTCTGAACAAGATACTTGGCGGTGTTCTCGGATTTGTAGAAGTATACTTGTTGCTTTTTATTGTTTTGTATATATTGGCACTGACACCATTAGCTGAAATTCAATCGTGGATTAATGATTCATCGATAGCCTTGTTTATCGTTGAAAATACACCGTTTTTATCAGAGCAAATAAAGACTTTATGGTTTACCAGCGTGGATGAACTGCTAAATTAA